The sequence CGAGTAGGCGCGGGCGCGGGTCAGGTCGTCGCCCACGGCCGGAGCCTGAGCCGGGTCGTGCAGGCGCAGCTGGTAACCGGTGACCGCCCGGGTGCCCTGCAGGGTTTGCAGGGTCCGCAGGGAAGTAAACGCGTAGGCGGAATCAATCAGGTAGTTGCCCGTGGAAAACACCCCGCGCACCAGCAGGGTGGTGCGGCGCTGGGTGCTGTTCAGCAGCCGCACGCGGTCGCCAGTAAAGGCCCCAACGCTGCGGGCCAGCGCCGCGCCCAGCAGTACCTCACCGTCTTTCAGGCTGGCCAGGGCGGCCTGCTGCTCGGGCGGCAACTCCAGCACCTGCCGGGCGGCGGGCGTCACGCCAAACAGGGTCGTGAAGTCCACGCCCGCCGCCCGACCGGCCGAAGCGGGCCGGGTCAGCAGGCCCTTGTCGGCCAGAAACGGAGTAAAGGCCCGCACCCGCCGGTCGGCGCGCAGGGCCGCTTCCAGTTCGGTGTCGGGGGGCGATGGGGTCAGGGCCGTCACGCTCAGGTGTGGACTGGCGCGCAGGGTGGCCTCCACCAGGGCGCGGGTAAAGCCGTTGGTCAGGCTAAGCGCCGCAATCAGCGCCATCACCCCCACCGCAATGCCCAGAATGGTCAGGGTGTTCTGGGTGCGGCGGCGGCGCAGGTGCGCGCGGGCCAGCCGCCAGGGCAGGGTGCGCTCAGGCTTGGACATGCACCGGGGAGGATAGCAGAGGACAAACGAGGCCCCGCCCGGCAGCGGCGCGGGCGGGGCCTGGCGTGGCGCGGGGCCTAGCGAATGGCGGTGATCCGAATCTGGCGCGCGCCCCAGTTCAGGGCCTCGGTGCGGGTGGGCATCCAGATGTCCACGCTGTTGGTCTTGCGGGCCGCCATGGTGTCTTCCACCACGAACACCCGGCCACGCAGCATGTTGGTGTAGCGGCCACTCAGGTCCTCAATGATCACGCGGGTGCCGTACGGAAAGATGCGCAGCAGGTCGCGCGACAGGGCCACCACACCGGGGCGGGTGCGGGTGCCGGTGGCCGTGATGAACGGCGTGCTGTCGGTCTGGTTGGGCAGGCTGTTGTAGGCCGTAGAGCGGGCCACCACGGAGCGCCCACGGATGGGCGTGATCGCCACAGGCTCACTGGGCCGCTGCTCAGTCGGGCGCTGCGCCTGGGCAATGGCAGCGGCGCGGTTCTGGGCGGCCTGCTGGGGAGCCGCAGGTGCAGCGGGGGCCCGCACGGTCAGGGCGTCACGGACGGCCTCGGTGGCCAGCGAGCCGGCAGGGAGGGCCGGGGTGGCGCCTGCCGTTCCCAGCAAGACAACAGCAGCAGTGCGAATCCAGGCAAAAGCAAATTGAGACATGAAATCTCCTGCAGGCG is a genomic window of Deinococcus arcticus containing:
- a CDS encoding ABC transporter permease; its protein translation is MSKPERTLPWRLARAHLRRRRTQNTLTILGIAVGVMALIAALSLTNGFTRALVEATLRASPHLSVTALTPSPPDTELEAALRADRRVRAFTPFLADKGLLTRPASAGRAAGVDFTTLFGVTPAARQVLELPPEQQAALASLKDGEVLLGAALARSVGAFTGDRVRLLNSTQRRTTLLVRGVFSTGNYLIDSAYAFTSLRTLQTLQGTRAVTGYQLRLHDPAQAPAVGDDLTRARAYSPLPWQSLYGTLLDQLALQKRVIAFVVLLIVVVAAFGIANVLTLAVFEKTQEIAILRAIGATRSLITRIFLLEGLALGLGGLLLGNLLGLGISAYFTVRPFSLPGDLYFITTLPVEVRLTDVLGVNAIGLVTTLLAALIPARRAAAVEPARILR
- a CDS encoding 3D domain-containing protein — its product is MSQFAFAWIRTAAVVLLGTAGATPALPAGSLATEAVRDALTVRAPAAPAAPQQAAQNRAAAIAQAQRPTEQRPSEPVAITPIRGRSVVARSTAYNSLPNQTDSTPFITATGTRTRPGVVALSRDLLRIFPYGTRVIIEDLSGRYTNMLRGRVFVVEDTMAARKTNSVDIWMPTRTEALNWGARQIRITAIR